The proteins below come from a single Capricornis sumatraensis isolate serow.1 chromosome 14, serow.2, whole genome shotgun sequence genomic window:
- the TOR3A gene encoding torsin-3A yields MRGGTERLLWLLLLSLLLPPPSAWGHGGQARPREGTEEAGSAGAWLAFKGLRERLRAAGALSRRYWALFSCRVWPEGCGKDEEASARPPGWSFALLGQQYLDILSTWSCSFWDCCDRGDCRIINNFTGLEADLRVRLHGQHLAQELVLTAVRGYLEMPRPDKALALSFHGWSGTGKNFVARMLAENLYQDGLRSDCVKVFISTLHFPHPKNVDLYEEELTDKIRKTQEHCRQTLFILDEAEKLHPGLLEALRPHLERQAPSNRRAESKRTIFLFLSNLGGNIINEVVLNLLKAGQSREEVRMEHLESRLHAEIVASTDSGFGHSRLVKENLIDLFIPFLPLEFRHVRLCARDAFLSQDLLYTEEALDEIARMMVYVPKEEQLFSSQGCKSISQRISYVLPEG; encoded by the exons ATGCGCGGGGGCACAGAGCGTCTGCTCTGGCTCCTGcttctgtcgctgctgctgccGCCCCCGAGTGCGTGGGGACACGGCGGCCAGGCAAGGCCGAGGGAGGGAACCGAGGAGGCAGGCTCGGCCGGGGCTTGGCTGGCCTTCAAGGGCCTGCGGGAACGACTGAGGGCGGCCGGCGCGCTCTCCAGACGCTACTGGGCTCTCTTCAGCTGCCGCGTGTGGCCTGAGGGCTGTGGGAAGGATGAGGAGGCGTCGGCGCGGCCCCCGG GCTGGAGCTTTGCCCTGCTGGGCCAGCAGTACCTGGATATCTTGAGCACGTGGTCCTGCAGCTTCTGGGACTGCTGCGACAGAGGGGACTGCAGGATCATTAACAACTTCACAG GCCTCGAGGCGGACCTGCGCGTGCGCCTGCACGGCCAGCACCTGGCCCAGGAGCTGGTCCTGACGGCGGTGAGGGGCTACTTAGAGATGCCCCGGCCGGACAAGGCCCTGGCTCTGTCGTTCCATGGCTGGTCTGGCACAGGCAAGAACTTCGTGGCGCGGATGCTGGCAGAAAACCTGTACCAGGACGGGCTGAGGAGCGACTGTGTCAAGGTGTTCATCTCCACGTTGCACTTCCCTCACCCCAAGAATGTGGACCTGTACGAG GAGGAGCTGACGGACAAGATCAGGAAGACGCAGGAGCACTGTCGCCAGACCCTGTTCATTCTAGACGAGGCTGAGAAGCTGCACCCAGGACTGCTGGAGGCCCTCAGGCCACACCTGGAACGCCAGGCCCCCAGCAACCGCAGAGCCGAGTCCAAGAGaaccatctttctttttctcag TAACCTTGGGGGCAATATCATCAACGAGGTGGTCCTGAACCTGCTTAAGGCTGGGCAGTCCCGGGAAGAAGTCAGGATGGAACACTTGGAGTCCCGCCTCCACGCTGAGATTGTGGCATCCACAG ACAGTGGCTTTGGGCACAGCCGTCTCGTGAAGGAAAACCTGATTGACCTCTTCATCCCCTTCCTGCCACTGGAGTTCCGTCACGTGAGGCTGTGCGCACGCGACGCTTTCCTGAGCCAGGACCTCCTGTATACAGAAGAGGCCCTCGATGAAATTGCTAGGATGATGGTGTACGTCCCCAAGGAGGAACAGCTCTTCTCATCTCAGGGATGCAAATCTATTTCCCAGAGAATTAGCTACGTCCTGCCTGAGGGCTAG